One Pseudodesulfovibrio cashew DNA window includes the following coding sequences:
- the cimA gene encoding citramalate synthase produces MRQISIYDTTLRDGAQAEELNLTSDDKLRIAHKLDELGIHYIEAGWPGSNPTDKRFFEQIKGHVLTNAKLAAFGSTHLAKTTPENDPNLAALLEAETPVITIFGKTWDLHATTALGISLERNLELIANSVGYLKARVDEVFFDAEHFFDGFKNNPEYALLALRTAYEAGADRLILCDTNGGSMPFEVAKAMEAVTKSLPDAEFGIHAHNDSEAAVANSIEAVRLGASQVQGTINGYGERCGNANLCSVIPNLELKMGMKTIGKENMERLMVTSHFVSETANLRPFMRQPFVGVSAFAHKGGVHVSAILKDAKTYEHIVPETVGNKQRVLLSDQAGQSNILFKAEELGYDLKKGDPTVNRLLKDLKLKESMGYEYSVADASFELLLLKALGKPLNYFHFRNFFVVDAKREEDPEPFTEATVIVDVKGQVEHTAATGMGPVNALDRALRKGLERFYPNLREMRLLDFKVRVLSGAVRDTGGTASFVRVLIESGDKKERWTTMGVSHNIIEASWQAVVDAINYKLFRDDQRDSAE; encoded by the coding sequence ATGAGACAAATAAGCATATATGATACCACGTTGCGCGACGGCGCTCAGGCAGAGGAACTCAATCTGACCAGCGATGACAAGTTGCGCATCGCCCACAAGCTCGACGAGCTGGGCATTCATTACATAGAAGCCGGCTGGCCCGGCTCGAACCCCACGGACAAGAGGTTCTTCGAACAGATAAAAGGACACGTCCTAACGAACGCGAAGCTGGCGGCCTTTGGCTCCACCCATCTGGCCAAGACAACGCCGGAGAACGACCCCAACCTGGCTGCCCTGCTGGAGGCGGAGACTCCGGTCATCACCATCTTCGGCAAGACCTGGGATCTGCATGCCACTACGGCGCTGGGAATCTCCCTGGAGCGCAACCTTGAGTTGATCGCAAACAGCGTCGGCTACCTGAAAGCTCGGGTGGACGAAGTCTTCTTCGACGCCGAACACTTCTTCGACGGCTTCAAGAACAACCCGGAATACGCCCTCCTGGCCCTTCGCACCGCATATGAAGCCGGTGCGGACCGCCTGATTCTCTGCGATACCAACGGTGGGAGCATGCCCTTCGAGGTTGCCAAGGCCATGGAAGCGGTGACGAAGTCACTGCCGGATGCCGAGTTCGGTATCCACGCCCACAACGACTCCGAGGCTGCCGTGGCCAATTCGATTGAGGCCGTCCGCCTGGGCGCAAGCCAGGTCCAGGGCACCATCAACGGCTACGGAGAACGTTGCGGCAATGCCAACCTCTGCTCGGTCATTCCCAACCTGGAACTCAAAATGGGGATGAAGACCATCGGCAAGGAGAATATGGAACGGCTCATGGTCACCTCGCACTTCGTAAGCGAGACGGCGAACCTGCGGCCGTTCATGCGCCAACCTTTTGTCGGAGTCTCAGCCTTCGCGCACAAGGGCGGTGTCCATGTCTCGGCCATCCTGAAGGACGCCAAGACATACGAACACATCGTGCCTGAAACCGTTGGCAACAAACAGCGAGTACTGCTTTCCGACCAGGCCGGTCAATCCAACATCCTGTTCAAGGCCGAGGAGCTCGGTTACGACCTGAAGAAGGGTGACCCCACGGTCAACCGACTCCTTAAGGACCTCAAGCTCAAGGAGAGCATGGGTTACGAATACTCCGTTGCCGACGCCTCTTTTGAGCTGCTCCTGCTCAAAGCCTTGGGCAAACCCTTGAACTACTTCCACTTCAGAAACTTTTTTGTGGTGGACGCCAAGCGTGAGGAAGACCCGGAACCGTTCACCGAGGCAACCGTCATCGTAGACGTCAAAGGCCAGGTCGAACATACTGCGGCCACCGGCATGGGACCGGTCAACGCCTTGGACCGAGCGCTACGCAAGGGGTTGGAGCGGTTCTACCCCAACCTGCGTGAAATGCGCCTGCTGGACTTCAAGGTCCGCGTCCTTTCCGGAGCCGTGCGCGACACGGGTGGCACCGCCTCCTTTGTCCGTGTCCTGATCGAATCGGGAGACAAGAAGGAACGGTGGACCACAATGGGCGTCTCGCACAATATCATCGAAGCCTCCTGGCAGGCTGTGGTTGACGCGATCAATTACAAACTATTCCGGGATGATCAACGCGATTCCGCTGAGTAA
- the gap gene encoding type I glyceraldehyde-3-phosphate dehydrogenase: MATKIGLNGFGRIGRYLARLLADEKDLELVAVNARASNEDLAHLLKYDSVHGRFLDVEPTETGFKMNGQSVTVTRNAPGEWTWGDLGCDLVIETTGKFTDRASCEKHLACGAKRVIISAPGKEPDITVVMSVNDELLKPEHKIISNASCTTNCLAPVAKVVNDLYGIKHGIMTTVHSYTMSQRILDGSHKDIRRARACAVNMVPTTTGAAKAVGLVIPELNGVLDGMAIRVPTPNVSLVDLVCELEKSATAEEVNAALKAAANDSMGYTEEPLVSVDFMGSTFGGVVDSGLTRVMGGTQLKLIIWYDNEAGFTNQLLRLTRKVAGMM; the protein is encoded by the coding sequence ATGGCAACGAAGATAGGCTTGAACGGGTTTGGACGAATCGGACGGTATCTCGCGCGCTTGCTCGCTGATGAGAAAGACCTGGAACTGGTGGCGGTCAACGCCCGCGCATCCAATGAAGATTTGGCGCACCTGCTCAAGTACGACTCCGTGCACGGCCGTTTTCTCGATGTTGAGCCGACGGAGACCGGGTTCAAGATGAATGGCCAGTCCGTCACAGTGACCCGCAACGCGCCCGGTGAATGGACTTGGGGCGACCTTGGCTGCGATCTGGTCATCGAGACCACCGGAAAGTTCACCGACCGGGCCAGTTGTGAGAAACACCTGGCCTGTGGCGCTAAAAGGGTGATCATCTCCGCGCCCGGCAAGGAGCCGGACATCACCGTGGTTATGTCGGTCAACGACGAATTGCTCAAACCCGAGCACAAGATCATTTCCAACGCCTCCTGCACCACCAACTGCCTGGCTCCCGTTGCCAAGGTCGTGAACGATCTTTACGGCATCAAGCACGGCATCATGACCACCGTGCACTCCTACACCATGAGCCAGCGTATCCTGGACGGTTCTCACAAGGACATCCGTCGAGCCCGAGCCTGTGCCGTGAACATGGTGCCCACCACGACCGGTGCGGCCAAGGCCGTGGGGTTGGTCATTCCTGAGCTCAACGGCGTTCTGGATGGAATGGCCATTCGTGTGCCCACCCCCAACGTCTCCCTGGTCGACCTTGTCTGCGAACTGGAAAAGTCGGCCACCGCTGAGGAAGTTAACGCCGCGCTCAAGGCCGCGGCCAATGATTCCATGGGCTATACCGAGGAACCCCTGGTGTCCGTGGACTTCATGGGCTCCACCTTCGGCGGAGTGGTCGATAGCGGTCTGACCCGTGTCATGGGCGGCACCCAGCTCAAATTGATCATTTGGTATGACAACGAAGCCGGTTTCACCAACCAGCTGCTGCGACTGACTCGCAAGGTCGCGGGCATGATGTAG
- a CDS encoding aspartate kinase: MNIVVQKFGGTSVRNLECQRQVMQKVLRPYREGNKVIVVLSAMAGETNRLLELANQWSDSPDPAEMDSMVSTGEQISCALFTMLLKQQGVKARSLLGFQAPIKTDDCFGKARIRSIDDTRLKELLEEYDVLVMAGFQGCDDEMRITTLGRGGSDTSAVALAAAVKADVCEIYTDVPGVFTTDPNMCTDARKIDRVAYDEMLEMASMGAKVLQIRSVEFAKKYNVTVHVRSTFSDEPGTIVTQEDETMESVLVSGIAYDKDQAQITLVHVKDTPGISAQIFSPLAEKKILVDMIVQNPSKDGVTDMTFTVPRADVDQTIKTLEKLQYEIGYEQLTSNLNVSKVSIIGVGMRNHSGVASHAFQALADENINILMISTSEIKVTCLIDDKYTELAVRTLHKAFKLEEGQHVIETS, from the coding sequence ATGAACATCGTCGTACAGAAATTCGGTGGAACATCCGTGCGCAACCTGGAATGCCAACGCCAGGTCATGCAGAAGGTCCTTCGTCCCTATCGCGAGGGCAACAAGGTCATTGTGGTCCTGTCGGCCATGGCCGGTGAAACCAACCGGCTTCTTGAACTGGCCAATCAGTGGTCGGATTCTCCCGACCCCGCAGAAATGGACTCCATGGTCTCCACGGGCGAACAGATTTCCTGCGCCCTTTTTACCATGCTGCTAAAACAACAGGGCGTCAAAGCACGCTCCCTGCTTGGATTCCAGGCCCCTATCAAAACCGACGACTGTTTTGGCAAAGCCCGCATCAGAAGCATCGACGACACCCGACTCAAGGAGCTTCTCGAGGAGTATGATGTTCTGGTCATGGCCGGTTTCCAGGGCTGCGACGACGAAATGCGCATCACCACCCTGGGCCGAGGAGGCTCGGACACCTCTGCCGTGGCTCTGGCCGCAGCGGTCAAGGCCGACGTCTGTGAAATCTACACCGACGTCCCAGGAGTCTTCACCACCGATCCGAACATGTGCACGGATGCGCGCAAGATAGACCGCGTCGCCTACGATGAGATGCTGGAGATGGCCAGCATGGGCGCCAAAGTGCTCCAGATCCGCTCCGTCGAATTCGCCAAGAAATATAATGTAACCGTTCACGTCCGCTCCACCTTTTCCGACGAGCCGGGCACCATAGTCACGCAGGAGGATGAAACCATGGAATCCGTTCTCGTTTCCGGTATCGCTTACGACAAGGACCAGGCCCAGATCACGCTGGTGCACGTCAAGGACACCCCCGGCATCTCCGCCCAGATTTTTTCCCCCCTTGCCGAAAAGAAAATCCTCGTTGACATGATCGTACAGAATCCGAGCAAGGACGGCGTCACGGATATGACTTTCACCGTGCCCCGCGCCGATGTGGACCAGACCATCAAGACCCTGGAAAAACTCCAATACGAAATCGGTTACGAACAGCTAACATCAAACCTAAATGTCTCAAAAGTCTCGATTATCGGCGTCGGCATGCGTAACCACTCCGGAGTCGCGTCTCACGCGTTCCAAGCGCTTGCCGATGAGAATATCAACATCCTGATGATCAGCACGTCCGAGATCAAGGTCACCTGCCTGATCGACGACAAATACACCGAACTTGCGGTGCGGACACTTCACAAGGCCTTCAAACTTGAAGAAGGCCAACATGTAATAGAGACATCATGA
- a CDS encoding EAL and HDOD domain-containing protein, with the protein MDENPVQGDLPLLVRQPIFDRDKAVWGYELVAEDSLEEDLSGLISGRLAAMAAICSDLGSGRKLFLNLGSDRLLDVASLPMEMGNCVFGICSEAVCSSRCAGFADCLHERGAGVALENGGTVPAEMVGKYDIIKVSLKGKTPPEIVQLRQKYKDLDCVIMGTGVDSWEAFEGTRALGFDYFQGSFFTKPQKRDDDRLSASSIAKLQLLRELNNPACELDELVSIISTDISLSYRILKYINSASFGLIREIRSIQQAISLLGLDELRRWATVVVMTDLDTTSAGEELAYMALQRARFLSKLGDSLKSISHSSSTLFMLGLFSKLDALLNYPMEKAVDGLPLERDIKEGLCGADNEYGQWLAMLMAVETGRTGEANAFLERYGVCLLDVATQYMQAATWAVRQLPEMKR; encoded by the coding sequence ATGGATGAGAATCCTGTTCAAGGTGATTTGCCCCTGTTGGTTCGTCAGCCGATTTTCGACAGGGACAAAGCCGTCTGGGGGTATGAACTGGTTGCGGAGGATTCGTTGGAGGAAGACCTATCTGGTCTGATTTCAGGACGGTTGGCCGCCATGGCTGCAATTTGCTCCGATTTGGGAAGCGGAAGAAAGCTCTTCTTGAATCTGGGCAGCGACAGATTGTTGGACGTCGCGTCCCTGCCTATGGAAATGGGGAATTGTGTCTTCGGCATATGCAGTGAAGCAGTTTGCTCTTCTCGATGCGCCGGATTTGCAGATTGCCTGCACGAGCGGGGAGCGGGTGTTGCCCTGGAAAACGGAGGGACGGTTCCTGCCGAGATGGTGGGGAAATATGACATCATTAAGGTCTCTCTCAAGGGAAAGACGCCGCCGGAGATTGTTCAGCTCAGGCAGAAATACAAGGATTTGGACTGCGTGATAATGGGAACCGGCGTCGACTCCTGGGAAGCATTCGAGGGAACACGCGCGCTGGGCTTCGATTATTTTCAGGGATCCTTTTTTACCAAGCCACAGAAACGAGATGACGACAGGCTTTCTGCCAGTTCCATAGCCAAGCTGCAATTGCTTAGGGAGTTGAATAATCCGGCTTGTGAGCTGGATGAACTGGTCTCCATAATTTCTACTGATATTTCGCTTAGCTATAGAATACTTAAGTACATCAATTCTGCTTCATTCGGTTTGATACGCGAGATTCGGTCCATTCAGCAGGCCATCTCCCTGCTTGGATTGGATGAATTACGGCGTTGGGCGACCGTGGTGGTTATGACCGACCTGGACACAACCTCCGCTGGGGAGGAATTGGCGTATATGGCTTTGCAGCGGGCTCGTTTTCTGTCCAAACTTGGAGATTCGCTGAAGTCAATCTCGCATTCTTCCAGCACCCTGTTCATGCTTGGCCTGTTTTCCAAGCTTGATGCCTTGTTGAATTATCCCATGGAGAAGGCTGTTGATGGCCTGCCGCTAGAGAGGGACATCAAGGAAGGCCTGTGTGGTGCGGACAACGAGTATGGCCAGTGGCTCGCCATGCTTATGGCGGTCGAAACAGGACGAACCGGTGAGGCCAATGCCTTTCTTGAAAGGTATGGGGTCTGTTTGCTGGACGTGGCGACACAGTACATGCAAGCGGCCACCTGGGCGGTCAGGCAATTGCCGGAGATGAAGCGTTGA
- the tsaE gene encoding tRNA (adenosine(37)-N6)-threonylcarbamoyltransferase complex ATPase subunit type 1 TsaE, with translation MDVRLHLEDTQATLALGAELAKKLAKYANPPALLLQGDLGSGKTTLVRGLVESLPGADQAEVSSPSFNIFNLYPTVPPVAHFDLYRLEGMPPDDALFEHLDDPGTLTVVEWIQFLDRSEWPEKALFLEWTPSENGRDVTIHAFGETALHIARSLADHFTLK, from the coding sequence GTGGACGTAAGACTTCACCTGGAGGATACCCAAGCCACGCTGGCGCTGGGTGCCGAATTGGCGAAAAAACTGGCTAAATATGCCAATCCGCCCGCTTTGCTCTTGCAAGGCGACCTCGGTTCAGGCAAAACCACGTTGGTCAGGGGCCTGGTCGAGTCCCTGCCAGGCGCGGACCAGGCCGAGGTTTCGAGCCCCAGCTTCAATATTTTCAACCTCTACCCTACCGTCCCGCCCGTGGCTCATTTCGATCTCTATCGGTTGGAGGGGATGCCTCCGGACGATGCTCTTTTTGAGCACCTTGATGATCCCGGGACACTGACCGTGGTGGAATGGATACAGTTTCTCGACCGGAGCGAATGGCCTGAAAAAGCCCTCTTCCTCGAATGGACTCCGTCCGAAAACGGACGCGACGTAACGATACACGCCTTCGGGGAAACGGCTCTACATATAGCCCGATCCTTAGCGGATCACTTCACACTCAAGTAG
- the tmk gene encoding dTMP kinase, whose amino-acid sequence MFITFEGIEGTGKTTQIQRAKAYFEAKGKEVFLTREPGGSRVGTELRKMLLHVDNSDITPIAELFLYLADRAQHVAQVIRPELGAGKVVLCDRFADSTVVYQGYGRGLDTATLQQLNEVAVDGLWPDLTIVLDLDPETGLKRATSRNKDEGKAEEEGRFEAEHISFHKRIREGYLDWASHHQDRIKVAKADGTPDEVFTAVKALLDDITA is encoded by the coding sequence ATGTTTATTACCTTTGAAGGCATAGAGGGTACCGGAAAAACTACGCAGATCCAGCGGGCCAAAGCTTATTTCGAGGCCAAGGGAAAAGAGGTCTTTCTGACCAGGGAGCCGGGCGGTAGCCGCGTGGGCACGGAGTTGCGTAAGATGCTCCTTCACGTGGACAACAGCGACATCACCCCCATAGCTGAGCTGTTTCTCTATCTGGCCGACCGCGCTCAGCACGTGGCTCAAGTGATCCGCCCCGAACTGGGAGCCGGGAAAGTCGTCCTGTGCGACCGTTTCGCCGACTCCACCGTGGTCTACCAGGGCTATGGACGTGGGCTGGACACCGCAACGCTCCAGCAACTCAATGAGGTGGCCGTGGACGGACTGTGGCCCGACCTGACCATCGTGCTGGACCTCGACCCGGAAACAGGCCTGAAACGGGCTACCTCCCGCAACAAGGATGAAGGCAAGGCTGAAGAGGAAGGACGATTCGAGGCCGAGCACATCTCCTTCCACAAGCGTATCCGCGAAGGGTACCTGGACTGGGCCTCCCACCACCAGGACCGAATCAAGGTCGCCAAGGCGGACGGCACCCCGGACGAAGTCTTCACCGCTGTCAAAGCGCTTCTAGACGATATCACAGCCTGA
- a CDS encoding 3'-5' exoribonuclease YhaM family protein: MTQKSQYIQDLTPGTQVGDIFLLAAANLAQSRNGPYWNLTFQDATGKVDGKIWSPKSQEYPSLEPGQMARVHGFVENYRDKNQLKVDHLELIAPAPGEIDFADFLPASNIPPAELLEALEDLITEHMKHTPWKNFCRKVLGDEEIRARLLVAPGAKTVHHAYVGGLLEHTLQVARACMALCDVYPALDRQTLLAGAVFHDLGKAWELSGGLTNDYTDEGRLLGHIQLGMEKIDIFLNKNKRLDDKLKLHFKHLITSHHGEHEFGSPVRPKTPEAFILHFADNMDAKLNIIDQAYADMDKTGAEWSPYMRFLERNVFRTPATPDKSKQKNDKPENQCLLPLKA, translated from the coding sequence GTGACACAAAAGTCGCAATATATTCAAGACCTGACCCCCGGCACCCAGGTGGGAGATATTTTTCTTCTGGCTGCGGCCAACTTGGCCCAGTCCAGAAACGGCCCATACTGGAATCTGACATTTCAAGACGCAACCGGCAAGGTTGACGGCAAGATTTGGTCACCCAAGAGCCAGGAATACCCTTCCCTGGAGCCCGGACAGATGGCCCGCGTCCATGGCTTCGTGGAGAATTACCGTGATAAGAATCAGCTCAAGGTCGATCACCTGGAGTTGATAGCACCCGCGCCCGGGGAAATCGATTTCGCCGACTTCCTGCCCGCTTCAAACATCCCGCCTGCGGAACTCTTGGAGGCTCTGGAAGACCTGATCACGGAACACATGAAGCATACTCCATGGAAGAATTTCTGCCGCAAGGTGCTGGGGGATGAGGAAATCCGTGCCCGCCTGCTCGTTGCTCCAGGAGCCAAAACCGTTCACCACGCCTACGTCGGCGGCCTTCTGGAGCATACCCTTCAGGTGGCGAGGGCCTGCATGGCCCTGTGCGACGTCTACCCTGCCCTGGACCGCCAGACCCTACTCGCCGGAGCCGTGTTCCATGATCTGGGCAAGGCCTGGGAGCTGTCTGGCGGTTTGACCAATGATTATACCGATGAAGGCCGCCTCCTCGGCCATATCCAGCTCGGCATGGAAAAGATTGATATTTTCCTAAATAAAAACAAAAGACTGGATGACAAGTTAAAGCTTCACTTTAAGCACCTGATCACCAGCCATCACGGCGAGCACGAGTTCGGTTCACCGGTCCGCCCCAAAACGCCCGAGGCCTTCATCCTCCACTTTGCGGACAATATGGACGCCAAGCTCAACATCATCGATCAAGCCTACGCGGACATGGATAAGACGGGCGCGGAGTGGTCCCCGTATATGCGTTTCCTGGAACGCAACGTCTTCCGCACTCCGGCGACTCCCGACAAATCCAAACAGAAAAACGACAAGCCGGAGAACCAATGTTTATTACCTTTGAAGGCATAG
- the surE gene encoding 5'/3'-nucleotidase SurE: MKILLANDDGIQAVGLRALYFALKEAGHEVRVVAPVTEQSAVGHAVTLSMPVKVKTFREDGFVGQGVYGTPVDCVKLALSTLLDDAPDLVLSGINAGANVGVDILYSGTVSAATEGALMEIPSMAVSMDSFSPGDLSGQARYCVDLIPRIPWGSLPPKTVVNLNFPDCPIEEAKELVVCPHTRASYRDWYDTREDPRGHAYYWLCGAIPPERISPDRDRALLTDGHVTLTPLRFDFTDRETLGLLAGELG; encoded by the coding sequence ATGAAGATTCTTCTCGCCAACGACGACGGTATCCAGGCCGTGGGCCTGCGGGCGCTCTATTTTGCTCTGAAGGAGGCCGGACACGAGGTCCGGGTTGTGGCTCCTGTCACTGAACAATCGGCAGTGGGGCACGCCGTGACCCTGTCCATGCCTGTTAAAGTAAAGACCTTCCGGGAGGACGGCTTTGTGGGGCAGGGTGTTTACGGTACGCCAGTGGATTGCGTCAAGCTGGCCCTGTCCACGCTTCTGGATGACGCTCCCGACCTGGTGTTGTCCGGCATTAACGCCGGGGCCAACGTTGGGGTGGACATCCTTTACTCCGGTACGGTCTCGGCTGCAACCGAAGGGGCGCTCATGGAGATTCCGTCCATGGCCGTTTCCATGGACAGCTTCAGCCCGGGTGATTTGAGCGGACAGGCCCGTTATTGCGTGGACCTGATCCCGAGAATTCCCTGGGGTTCCCTGCCGCCCAAGACCGTGGTCAATCTTAATTTCCCGGATTGTCCCATCGAAGAGGCCAAGGAATTGGTCGTTTGTCCGCATACGCGCGCTTCGTACAGGGATTGGTATGACACCCGGGAGGACCCGCGTGGGCATGCTTATTACTGGTTGTGCGGGGCAATACCGCCAGAGCGGATCAGCCCGGACCGTGACAGGGCGCTGCTTACGGATGGACACGTCACCCTAACCCCGCTGCGGTTCGACTTCACGGATCGGGAGACCCTTGGGCTTCTGGCCGGTGAGCTTGGCTGA